A single region of the Saprospiraceae bacterium genome encodes:
- a CDS encoding YceI family protein, protein MKRFSVFLSILVFGLGSVHAQKYFTREGKVSFHSDTPIEKIEANNSKATCVLNATDNHLEFAVLIKAFQFEKALMQEHFNENYMESATFPKAIFKGEITNLEAGSLQKEGTYDVQVEGALTIHGVTQTVSTPANITVKNGQIAAEAVFDVKPEDYAIKIPSVVRNNIAETVRITIKIDLQPFNP, encoded by the coding sequence ATGAAACGATTTTCGGTGTTTTTAAGCATCCTGGTTTTCGGTTTAGGTAGTGTACATGCGCAAAAGTATTTCACCCGTGAAGGAAAAGTGTCTTTTCATTCGGATACCCCTATTGAAAAGATAGAAGCGAACAATTCAAAAGCGACTTGTGTACTGAATGCAACAGATAACCACCTCGAATTTGCCGTCCTCATCAAAGCCTTTCAATTTGAAAAAGCATTGATGCAGGAACATTTTAATGAAAATTACATGGAAAGCGCCACCTTCCCAAAGGCTATTTTCAAAGGAGAAATAACCAATTTGGAAGCAGGTAGCCTTCAAAAAGAGGGGACTTACGACGTTCAGGTCGAAGGAGCTCTCACCATTCATGGTGTTACCCAGACTGTAAGTACGCCTGCGAATATTACAGTTAAAAATGGTCAAATTGCTGCTGAGGCGGTTTTTGATGTCAAACCAGAGGATTACGCGATTAAAATTCCATCGGTCGTGCGCAACAACATTGCCGAAACCGT